TGCACTTGATTTAgcatacacatacatattcacaAGAAAAGCAGCAAACAAAACTGGAAAGAACATATGATACTTAGCCAATGACGAATTCCGACAGTAGGAAATTAAGTCATAAAGAAAGCAAGCTCCAGGTATAAAAGCACGATGACTCGAGAGCCTATTTTGAGCCTTTTTAAGGGGACAAAGTATATGTTAGAATCAATACACCTGGTAAAAGGCCCTGAAATCGATTTGATTGGTACTTCACATGAAACTGGGGCATGGTGGTCCTTTAGACAGACCAAGACGAACTTCCATACCATGATGCATGTCAACTGGACGGTATGATTCAGATTCCCTGGGATCTGAAACGACACATAAAAATTGAGCAAGGATCCGGAAAGACAATCAGAACCATAACACAAACATTTTTCAGGTAGCATCATGAACAATTAAACCATAATATATCTCAAGACTCGACTGACAGTTCAGAAATCTGTTTCCTACTTAAACTGCAAGGTATAAGTAAATGTATGGATTGAAACACAGATACAGCAGGACACAGCAAAAATACAACATGCATAACTTCAGCAATAGGTGTTGACATGCTATTGAAGAGAATGAACTTCAAACTCAGAACTTTAACCTTATAGTTTAGGACTTCATATATTGGTTACTATATTCAAACAATACGGTTCACTATAATGCCTTTCATCGCTAGTTGTCAACTGAAATGGTCCCAGCAGCaagtttttattgttttaaggTTTTCAAATAATGCTATAAGATCTAAGGTATTACTTTGTCTATTCATAGTCCTTGACACCCAATGTCAAATTGATGAAAAGTAAAATGGGAAAGGTtcagaaatttgaaattttgaatagaAATCTCTCTCAGCAATTCCTTACCATTAAGATAAtcttcaaaaccaaactcttccaTTGTTCCAGTGAAGGCCTCTAGACCTACAAATGATGAAGGTACTGCACCAGGAGGCCTTTGAAATCTGTAAAGCAAAAATTGATTGCATTATAATACATTCCAGATAATTTGTGTACGGCTAAAGTGTAACAATAACATCCCGAGAGATCTATATAGCATCATATGAGGTACATTGTGCACTCACAGACAAGATTTATAAATTCAAACTATCATCTTGCAAGATTCAACACATGGAACAGGTTTCTACATCACTATTATAAAAGGAAACAAACGTACACAAAATTTCCCATAAAGGAAAAGAACATAAAGAACTTGATATTGCGTGTCTCGATACCAATGAAAATGAAATGGTACAAGAACAAACACAAGAATCTTTatgtcatactccctccgttcctaaagaatatgtactttggcTTCGACAAGAggtttaatgcaaaattggtaaagtaagagagaggtagagagaaaaagtaaataaagtattgttagtgaagaatgggTCCCACTTCATTAGAGTataaaagagtttccaaaattaaaaagagcatattcttgtgggacggactaaaaaagaaagagtgcatattcttgtgggacgaatggagtagcATATTATTTGGGACAAAGGAGACAAGGCATCATAAGTCATGTCAAGAAACAATATCACtcactaaaacaaaataaagcacattaagtacaaatcatatttcttccAACTTTCAACCTAATGTTACAGCTCGCATATGGTAGCAATATCACCAGCTTCATTATAGGTTATTATCATTGCTTGTCAATCAGCTCTACATTACCACATTCCATGAATCCATATATATGAAAGAAGATATACTCAGCGAATTCTATTTACAAAGGCAGGTGCATAATAGACGAAATAGAAACTTCAGTAGCACATATAACTAGCTGAagaccaaaaataaataatcatgAAATCAGTTTATCTGTTTATGACAGTCATGACTAACTCTTTTCAGCAGTCTTCAAACAAATAGTATCATAAGAAGCCCATTCATAGAAATACTATTAGAGAACCCACTTCTGCATACCATTTATTCAGAATATTGCAACTTTCAGACATTTTAGCAAAAGAAAAGGACCAGGAACAAATGAACGGAAACATTATAGCAGAATCAAACAAGTTACCATTTGAAAGAAGACATCACTTGAAATTTAGTATGGAAAGAAACTTTGACATTACTAGATTCAAACGTATAAAAGCTACGAAATTAAAAACCAATTTTCCGCCAAACTAAAAACCCTAGCCCCTAAAGCTCCCTACACAATACAAGCAAAAttaagagagggagagagagagagagagagaacaaGTGTGCAGTGAGAGAAAGAGTAGGGAGCTAGAGAAGCACAAACTTGGAGAGAATCTGACGATCCATCTCCATCTTCATCGGAAATGCTGCTCCGTAAGTATTGGACAGgattttcttcttcatctcatcTTGCGTTTGCTTCGCCTGTTCAATACCAAACATAAATTCAACAACAAAGTCACAAATcaagagacagagagagagagagtgtttgTAAATTGTTGAAACATTACAGAGCGACGGGCAGACTGAAGAGGATGTGGTTCGATGATATCGCTCTTGACGCCGTGGATCCCGAATCGCAGCAAATCATCGGTGCGGCCTTCCAATGGTATCGTCTTCGCAGGATCCATTATTATTGTTGTAGTTTGTGAATTTTTTCGTTCTGCAGTTCTGCTATTTGTTTGCTCAAGAAAGAGGAAAATGGCAGCGGAggagaaaatatgaaatattaaaaaaaaagaaaaagaaaaagaaaaagaaaaagaatttaGGTTATCTTTCAGCGCAAGAAAATACTCCCtgcgtcccgggctactcgctcatttccttttcggcacggagattaaggaatgagtgtataggaaagtaaaaaatgatggctgtaggtgaaaatttttactaataatggaaagagtgcaagtaacttgggacgcccaaaaaggaaataagtgcgagtagtgcgggacggagggagtataatattgaCCGTAGGACTGCGGTCATCAAAGGCCCAAAGAGATTCTACaagaacataaaaaaaattggtgggCCTTTGTAGCCAAATGGGCTTATTAGGTGGATTTTTAGTGTTGTTTTCGAGTCCAAGCCCTAATTATATTTAAGCTTACTAAAAACAAGATTATTTTCCTAAAATCTGTCGTAAGTATCACTTACATTAGAGAATTCAAAAATGGAAATTCTCATTTATCATTTTGGGATgtacataaaaaaatacttattttgccattttgggatgtccaaaaaaataatctcatttctataaatggaaacTCTCTCTAATAAGGAAAATAGTTGATTAATCACTAATTAGTGTAATTAGTATTTGATTTGATCTTTTCTATAATTGTTTCCCTTTAATCATGTATTTTACACCTATTAATACAAGTTTCTCCAATCACCAATTCACGGTGATTCCCATATCAATTCTCACATGGTATCAGTCATCCTGATCCTCTAAACCCTATTCTTCCGCTGTCATACTCTCCTTCCTGATCGGACTCGACCCCTCCGACCGGCTGAACTTGTCTCCTTCAGTCTCTCTCCCCACTCGCCATGGCAGCACAAACTCCAGACCCTCTACTTATCAATACTATGATCAATATGACTCCGGTGAAGCTCGATTCCACCACCTATCTTATTTGGCATCGTCAGGTGCTGCATATGGCCGAGTGCTTTGATCTCCAAGGCTTTCTCGACGGATCTGTAGTCGCTCCTCCATCTTCTTTGATGCCCGATGTTGGCGTCTCTTCTCTGTTGGGATTACCGCAGCAGAAGATATGCCCTTAGGTCAAATGAAATGGAATGGGAGGGCCCTTTCATTACAGGGAGATATACCTTTGGTCAAATGCTGATGTGGAATGGAAGGGCTCTAAGGGAGGGCCCTTCCATTGTGAGTGCTCTAAAACCCGTGTCATCCAcgaatgagactattttttatgaacggatggagtattaaaattaactttattttactatttataCAATTTCTGCACCCATGGAAATATACATTAACTTGGTTCCCAACAACAAGATCCACCTATAAAATTTTGAGGTTTATGCTAAACATGTACTATCTatgttccatgttaatagatgCATTTCTATTCGGCACAGAGAAATACTCCcgccgtccgcgaataggagtcccgcttttccattttggtccgtctgcgaataagagtcccggttcataattactataaatggtaaagaggcCCCACGTTCCACTAATTTAATccaactcacatttcatttaaaactaatatataagtgagacaCATGAAAATAGAGTTCACGTGCCCAGTGTGGTATGATTTCATCTccaagaggtgtttgaaaaaagaatttattattcagaaatctgcgcagttggaattttattccatgaataataaataaattttcaaactagaaaaactctttggagaattaatttaattcaagtcacaTAGCAGACaaagaattaaattgatggatGAAGATAATCTTAAGTGtgagaaatattataaaataaaatggaacccAAGTTATTCGTAATTTAGTGATTTAGATGGGAGTCCAATACTAGTCTTTAgtggaacaaaataatattccgttagataatatattaaatcatgggttaattgatttaattagatatttatcaaatgagTGAGCCCAACATCTAATTCACTCCATGGATTTCCATTCTAGCCCAACAAGTCTTCTTATAAATAGTGAGAGAGATGGGAAACCCTAGAGAGATGGGAAACCCTagaacacacaatacacaattcacaacaaccctaaccctagccgccaTCGCCGGcgttctctctcttcctctttgCCTCGGTTTTCATGCCTTTGCA
This sequence is a window from Salvia splendens isolate huo1 chromosome 5, SspV2, whole genome shotgun sequence. Protein-coding genes within it:
- the LOC121802163 gene encoding cyclin-B1-2-like, translating into MDPAKTIPLEGRTDDLLRFGIHGVKSDIIEPHPLQSARRSAKQTQDEMKKKILSNTYGAAFPMKMEMDRQILSKFQRPPGAVPSSFVGLEAFTGTMEEFGFEDYLNDPRESESYRPVDMHHGMEVRLGLSKGPPCPSFM